The following coding sequences are from one Seonamhaeicola sp. ML3 window:
- a CDS encoding acyl-CoA thioesterase, with the protein MKAKTPEESKTVLTDMVLPGETNPLNNLFGGELLARMDRAASISARRHSRRIVVTASVNHVAFSRAVPLGSVVTVEAKVSRAFKTSMEVFIDVWMEDRESGEKSKANEAIYTFVAVDATGRPITIPEIIPETDLEKERFDAALRRKQLSLLLAGKIKPSEATELKALFDK; encoded by the coding sequence ATGAAAGCTAAAACGCCCGAAGAGTCTAAAACAGTACTTACAGATATGGTTTTACCTGGTGAAACCAATCCATTAAATAATTTATTTGGCGGTGAGCTTCTAGCAAGAATGGACCGTGCCGCCAGTATTTCGGCTAGGCGACATAGCAGACGTATTGTAGTTACAGCCTCTGTTAATCATGTGGCTTTTAGTAGAGCAGTTCCTCTTGGGAGTGTTGTTACTGTAGAAGCTAAAGTTTCTAGAGCTTTCAAGACTTCTATGGAGGTTTTTATTGATGTTTGGATGGAAGATCGCGAATCTGGTGAAAAGTCTAAAGCCAATGAAGCTATTTATACTTTTGTAGCCGTAGATGCTACGGGGCGCCCTATAACCATCCCAGAAATCATCCCAGAAACAGATCTTGAAAAAGAACGCTTTGATGCCGCTTTACGAAGAAAACAATTAAGCTTATTGTTGGCTGGAAAAATAAAACCTAGTGAGGCTACAGAGCTCAAAGCCTTGTTTGATAAATAA
- a CDS encoding SPOR domain-containing protein — MQLETYISDLLYRYECVTIPNFGAFLTQRVSASIDATTDTFFAPSKSLSFNEQINSNDGLLARYIADVEKIPFEAASKKIAKRVNVLNSSLKQGETLLFKNIGEIVLSSEGKMLFEPSYKLNYLTDAFGLSQFASPSINRETYKKAVENIENTTPIVISTEKRKTKSYFKYAAVALIALTLGGFGASKFYVDKIESHNQLAEREAYEKLDSQIQQATFNLNPFPTVTLNIAKQTGNYHIVAGAFRVEENCKKKVEQLKAKGYKARKLGVNKYGLHEVVYGSYETRSEATNALYDIRKNHNKDAWLKKQIIDNKVSSNPSVSTTNTEVPQNPAKRIGPPVSLSSNIDEKSITEKGHFVFNNNPSITPIIKEVENVSPGFYTVIGVFPDVLKRDEYIFKLTKAGYKNIGFFFDKKSQNYLIYNEKFQDLDSAKAVLSSSKNAKFKGKIGVVKVEN, encoded by the coding sequence ATGCAACTTGAGACCTATATAAGCGATTTACTTTACCGATACGAGTGCGTTACAATACCTAACTTTGGTGCTTTTTTAACACAAAGGGTATCTGCTTCAATTGATGCTACTACAGACACGTTTTTTGCACCCAGTAAAAGCTTATCGTTCAACGAACAAATTAACTCAAATGATGGGCTATTGGCACGTTATATCGCTGATGTTGAAAAGATTCCTTTCGAGGCTGCCAGCAAAAAAATTGCCAAACGCGTTAATGTTTTAAACTCCAGTTTAAAACAAGGGGAAACTCTACTTTTTAAAAATATTGGGGAAATCGTTTTGAGCTCTGAAGGAAAAATGTTGTTTGAGCCCTCGTACAAACTAAATTATTTAACAGATGCTTTCGGGTTATCCCAATTTGCCTCTCCAAGCATAAACAGAGAAACTTACAAAAAGGCCGTTGAAAATATTGAAAACACCACCCCAATTGTAATCTCTACTGAAAAACGCAAAACAAAATCTTATTTTAAATACGCAGCAGTTGCATTAATCGCATTGACTTTAGGAGGCTTTGGCGCTTCTAAGTTTTATGTAGATAAAATTGAATCTCATAACCAATTGGCTGAAAGAGAAGCCTATGAAAAACTAGATTCTCAAATCCAACAAGCTACTTTTAACCTTAATCCATTCCCTACCGTAACTTTAAATATTGCTAAGCAAACTGGTAACTACCATATTGTTGCAGGTGCGTTTAGAGTAGAAGAGAACTGCAAGAAAAAAGTAGAGCAATTAAAGGCCAAAGGGTATAAAGCCAGAAAGCTAGGTGTAAACAAATATGGTTTACATGAAGTGGTTTATGGTAGTTATGAAACAAGGAGCGAAGCAACCAATGCGCTCTACGACATTAGAAAAAACCACAACAAAGATGCTTGGTTAAAAAAGCAGATTATAGATAACAAGGTTTCTTCAAACCCGTCTGTGAGTACAACCAATACGGAAGTGCCACAAAATCCTGCAAAACGTATTGGCCCACCTGTCAGTCTTTCTTCAAACATTGATGAAAAATCAATTACAGAGAAAGGCCATTTCGTTTTTAATAACAACCCAAGTATAACACCTATCATTAAAGAAGTAGAGAATGTTAGCCCTGGTTTTTATACTGTTATAGGTGTTTTTCCTGATGTTTTGAAAAGAGACGAATACATTTTCAAACTTACCAAAGCTGGATATAAAAACATTGGTTTTTTCTTCGATAAAAAATCTCAAAACTATTTAATCTACAACGAGAAATTCCAAGATTTAGACTCTGCTAAAGCCGTTCTTTCTTCTAGTAAGAATGCTAAATTTAAAGGGAAGATTGGTGTTGTAAAGGTCGAGAACTAA
- the dprA gene encoding DNA-processing protein DprA produces MTETDLLYALALQHVPKIGDITAKKLISFCGSPERVIKEKKQNLLKIDGIGQNVLQDIHNPKHLKAAEQEIQFIRDNNVKVSYFTDKDYPEKLKHCIDGPILLFQAGNINLENQRLISIVGTRKITTSGIAFCEALIEKLVPYNPVIISGFAYGTDITAHKAAIKNELQTIGCLAHGFNQIYPKVHKKYMVDVEKNGGFLTDFWSSDAFDRNNFLKRNRIIAGLSEATIVVESAEKGGSLVTADIANSYDREVFAVPGRVTDSQSIGCNNLIKHQKALMLSDPMDVPYILNWQFEAEQKPAIQKQLFVALDDTEKLIYNFLKEKEKQQLDAIAIHCNLPIFKVSSTLLNMELKGVLRPLPGKMFEVI; encoded by the coding sequence ATGACAGAAACGGATTTGCTTTATGCTTTAGCGCTTCAACATGTGCCCAAAATAGGTGATATAACAGCTAAAAAACTCATTTCGTTCTGTGGTTCTCCAGAGCGCGTAATTAAAGAAAAAAAGCAGAACCTTTTAAAGATAGATGGTATTGGTCAAAATGTTTTACAGGATATTCACAACCCCAAACATTTAAAAGCAGCCGAGCAGGAAATTCAATTTATAAGAGATAATAATGTAAAGGTTTCGTACTTCACCGATAAAGATTATCCCGAAAAGTTAAAGCATTGTATAGACGGTCCTATTTTACTTTTTCAAGCAGGAAATATTAATTTAGAGAATCAAAGGTTAATTAGTATTGTGGGCACAAGAAAAATCACTACAAGTGGTATAGCCTTTTGCGAGGCACTCATTGAAAAATTAGTGCCTTACAATCCGGTTATCATTTCTGGATTTGCCTACGGTACCGATATAACTGCACACAAAGCTGCTATAAAAAATGAATTGCAAACCATAGGTTGTTTGGCTCATGGTTTTAACCAAATTTACCCAAAGGTTCATAAAAAGTATATGGTAGATGTTGAAAAAAACGGTGGGTTTTTAACCGATTTTTGGAGTTCGGATGCTTTCGATAGGAACAACTTCTTAAAGCGAAATAGAATTATTGCAGGTTTAAGTGAAGCCACAATAGTCGTAGAATCTGCCGAAAAAGGCGGAAGTCTAGTTACTGCAGATATTGCTAACTCTTACGATAGAGAAGTTTTTGCAGTTCCAGGAAGGGTTACAGATTCTCAAAGTATAGGTTGCAATAATTTAATTAAGCACCAAAAGGCTTTGATGTTGAGCGATCCTATGGACGTTCCTTATATCTTGAACTGGCAATTTGAGGCCGAACAGAAACCTGCTATTCAAAAACAGTTATTTGTTGCGTTAGATGACACAGAAAAGTTGATTTATAACTTTTTAAAAGAAAAAGAAAAGCAACAATTAGATGCTATTGCAATTCATTGTAATCTGCCCATATTTAAAGTGTCTAGTACGCTTTTAAATATGGAATTAAAAGGTGTATTAAGACCTCTTCCTGGGAAAATGTTCGAAGTTATTTAA
- the trpS gene encoding tryptophan--tRNA ligase → MARILTGIQSTGTPHLGNILGAILPAIEMAQKPENDSFLFIANLHTLTQIKDAETLRTNTYSVAATWLAFGLDIEKTVFYRQSDIPQVTELSWYLSCFFPYQRLTLAHSFKDKADRLEDVNSGLFTYPMLMAADILLYDAEIIPVGKDQLQHIEMTRDVASRFHSKVGNVFVLPKGKIQEQTKLIPGTDGEKMSKSRNNTINIFLNDKKLRKQIMSIQTNSTPLEDPKDWSTCNCFAIYSILADEAQIETMKANYEKGGYGYGHAKQALFELIVEKFATAREKYNYYMNNLDELDKALAIGAEKAKTVADDVLSRVRTKVGY, encoded by the coding sequence ATGGCAAGAATACTTACGGGCATACAAAGTACTGGAACACCACATTTAGGAAATATTTTAGGCGCTATACTGCCAGCAATAGAAATGGCACAAAAACCTGAAAACGATTCGTTTTTATTTATTGCAAACTTGCATACTTTAACACAAATTAAAGATGCCGAAACATTACGCACTAACACCTACTCTGTTGCAGCTACTTGGCTAGCCTTTGGTTTAGATATTGAAAAAACGGTATTTTACAGACAAAGCGACATACCACAAGTAACAGAATTATCATGGTATTTAAGCTGCTTTTTTCCATACCAACGCTTAACATTAGCACATAGTTTTAAAGATAAAGCCGATAGGTTAGAAGATGTAAACTCTGGATTGTTTACTTACCCAATGCTTATGGCTGCTGATATTTTATTATATGATGCCGAAATAATTCCGGTTGGTAAAGATCAGTTACAACATATTGAAATGACCAGAGATGTTGCCTCTAGATTTCATAGTAAAGTAGGTAATGTGTTTGTTTTACCCAAAGGAAAAATACAGGAGCAAACCAAACTTATTCCCGGTACCGATGGTGAAAAAATGAGTAAGAGTAGAAACAATACCATCAATATATTTTTAAATGATAAGAAGCTGCGCAAGCAAATCATGAGTATTCAGACCAATAGTACACCTTTAGAAGACCCTAAAGACTGGAGTACCTGTAATTGCTTTGCGATTTACAGCATTTTAGCTGACGAAGCACAGATAGAAACCATGAAAGCTAACTACGAAAAAGGTGGTTACGGTTACGGACATGCCAAACAGGCTTTATTTGAGTTAATCGTTGAAAAATTTGCGACTGCCCGCGAAAAGTACAACTATTACATGAATAACCTTGATGAGTTAGATAAAGCGCTGGCTATTGGTGCAGAAAAAGCTAAGACAGTTGCAGACGACGTATTGAGTAGGGTAAGAACCAAGGTAGGTTATTAA
- a CDS encoding 1-acyl-sn-glycerol-3-phosphate acyltransferase, producing MARFWAKFILIGMGFRYVLKRDEVPKKGKSYMFIANHTSMADIMLMLVSVKNPFVFVGKKELAKIPLFGFFYKRTCILVDRSSAKSRQAVFLRAQRRLQSGLSICIFPEGGVPEEHIELDDFKDGAFRLAINHQIPIVPITFADNKKRFSYTFFSGGPGKMRVRIHKFISTKSLTIDDTKSLNEKSRTLILNQLLEFNK from the coding sequence TTGGCTCGTTTTTGGGCTAAATTCATTTTAATAGGAATGGGTTTTCGATACGTTTTAAAAAGAGATGAAGTGCCTAAAAAAGGCAAGAGTTACATGTTTATTGCAAACCACACTTCTATGGCCGATATTATGCTCATGCTGGTATCTGTAAAAAATCCATTTGTATTTGTGGGGAAGAAGGAATTGGCCAAAATTCCGTTATTTGGATTTTTCTATAAGCGTACCTGCATTTTAGTTGACAGAAGTTCAGCCAAGAGCAGACAGGCCGTTTTTTTAAGGGCGCAAAGGCGGTTACAATCTGGACTTAGTATCTGCATTTTCCCAGAAGGTGGCGTGCCTGAGGAACATATAGAATTAGATGACTTTAAAGATGGTGCTTTTCGATTAGCCATTAATCATCAAATACCAATTGTTCCTATTACTTTTGCAGACAATAAAAAACGATTCTCTTATACTTTTTTTAGTGGCGGTCCAGGAAAAATGCGCGTTAGAATCCATAAATTCATTTCTACTAAAAGTTTAACAATAGATGATACTAAGAGTTTGAATGAGAAATCCAGAACTTTAATTTTAAATCAATTACTGGAATTTAACAAATAA
- a CDS encoding outer membrane beta-barrel protein has protein sequence MSEKKHIDRLFQESFKDFEAKPSDAVWKQIEANLNKKKKRRVIPIWWRYAGVAALLLLFFALGSTFFKDDNIENPNKVVETDNSNNNPPANNTIVSYPDEKEIDEGKSNSSHFTNKNTSKQREPSVAKSSPHKTNEEIKVEKTQNVLSNQTQNNPVVADNRAVKNTHEQNANNQNIASVNSEKNDTPASSDQNKILQTNSNHAIAKSKSDSNNNNNQALALNEKEEKTLTIEEALKENKDNSEITKKTNRWAVVPNAAPVYFNTLGQGSSIDPQFNNNSKSGEVNMSYGISASYALNDKFSIRSGIHRVSLGYNTNNVVILQTAGVSSQSSLRNIRESGPRSVASSNNLSVASEANFNDVPLAFNSTNSTLNQAFGYIEVPLEIQYALSNKKLGVHVIGGFSSLFLNNNEIFSESKNGNRLFLGEASNLNKVSYSANFGLGFNYHISKRLDLNLEPMFKYQFNAFNNTSGNFTPFFIGVYSGFAIKF, from the coding sequence ATGAGTGAAAAAAAACACATAGACAGGTTATTTCAAGAAAGTTTCAAAGATTTTGAAGCGAAACCGAGCGATGCTGTTTGGAAACAAATTGAAGCTAACCTAAATAAGAAAAAGAAAAGACGAGTAATACCTATTTGGTGGCGCTACGCAGGTGTTGCAGCATTACTTTTATTGTTTTTCGCCCTTGGCAGCACGTTTTTCAAGGATGATAATATAGAGAATCCAAATAAAGTTGTGGAAACCGACAATTCCAACAATAATCCACCAGCTAACAACACCATTGTTTCTTACCCTGATGAAAAAGAAATAGATGAAGGTAAATCCAACAGTTCTCATTTCACCAATAAAAATACTTCAAAACAACGAGAACCATCGGTTGCTAAATCGTCACCACACAAAACTAACGAGGAAATTAAAGTAGAAAAAACACAAAATGTACTTTCTAATCAAACTCAAAATAATCCTGTAGTTGCTGATAACAGGGCTGTAAAAAACACCCATGAACAGAATGCAAACAATCAAAATATTGCTTCTGTGAATTCAGAAAAAAACGATACTCCTGCTAGCAGTGATCAAAATAAAATTTTGCAAACCAATTCTAATCATGCAATCGCAAAAAGCAAATCCGATTCAAATAACAATAACAATCAGGCCCTAGCCCTAAACGAAAAAGAAGAAAAAACGCTTACCATAGAGGAAGCCTTAAAAGAAAATAAAGACAACTCTGAAATAACTAAAAAAACCAACAGATGGGCAGTAGTGCCAAATGCAGCCCCGGTGTATTTTAATACGCTAGGTCAAGGGTCTTCCATAGACCCTCAATTTAACAATAATTCTAAGAGTGGCGAAGTTAATATGAGTTATGGTATTTCTGCCAGCTACGCATTAAATGATAAATTTAGTATTCGTTCGGGTATTCACAGAGTAAGTTTGGGGTACAACACAAACAACGTTGTAATATTACAAACCGCTGGTGTCTCATCTCAGAGTTCATTACGAAATATCAGAGAAAGTGGCCCAAGAAGTGTAGCTTCATCAAATAACCTTTCGGTTGCCAGTGAAGCAAACTTTAATGACGTTCCTTTAGCTTTCAACTCCACTAATTCAACACTTAATCAAGCGTTTGGATATATAGAAGTCCCTCTAGAAATTCAATATGCACTATCCAATAAAAAACTTGGTGTACATGTTATCGGTGGTTTTAGTTCTTTGTTTTTAAATAACAATGAAATATTTTCAGAATCTAAAAACGGCAATAGATTGTTTTTAGGAGAAGCTAGTAACTTAAACAAAGTAAGCTATAGTGCTAATTTTGGCCTAGGTTTCAACTATCACATTTCCAAAAGATTAGATTTGAATTTAGAACCTATGTTCAAATATCAGTTTAATGCATTTAATAATACTTCCGGTAATTTCACGCCTTTCTTTATTGGGGTGTATTCCGGATTCGCTATAAAATTCTAG
- a CDS encoding RNA polymerase sigma factor: protein MSLDQLIENCKNNDTKAQGELYKLFSSKLFSVCLKYSRNYAEAEDNLQDAFLTIFNKIEQYKHKGSFEGWLKRITVNTVLQRYRNEKVFDIINENSVEDSEVEIEEETLSIDFLLQVIQELPDRYRLVFNLYVLDGYSHKDIAEMLSINVGTSKSNLARARQILKQNILDYKSAQSVQSL, encoded by the coding sequence TTGAGTTTAGATCAACTCATAGAAAATTGTAAAAACAATGATACTAAAGCACAAGGAGAACTGTACAAACTGTTTTCTAGTAAGCTATTCTCTGTTTGCTTAAAGTACTCGAGAAACTATGCTGAAGCAGAAGACAACCTGCAAGATGCGTTTCTTACAATTTTCAATAAGATAGAACAATACAAACATAAAGGTTCTTTCGAGGGGTGGTTAAAACGCATTACTGTAAACACCGTTTTACAGCGCTATAGAAATGAAAAAGTATTTGATATAATAAATGAAAATAGTGTTGAGGATAGTGAAGTAGAAATTGAAGAAGAAACGCTCTCGATAGATTTTCTATTACAGGTTATCCAAGAACTACCCGATAGGTACAGATTGGTTTTTAACCTCTATGTCCTAGACGGTTATTCGCATAAAGATATCGCTGAAATGCTGAGCATAAACGTAGGAACATCAAAATCTAATTTGGCAAGAGCTAGACAGATTTTAAAACAAAATATATTAGATTATAAGTCAGCACAGAGTGTGCAATCATTATAA
- the recA gene encoding recombinase RecA, with protein sequence MSKEKEAKLKALKLTLDKLDKAYGKGTVMKMSDAAVEDVDAISSGSLGLDIALGVGGYPRGRIIEIYGPESSGKTTLTLHAIAEAQKSGGIAAFIDAEHAFDRFYAEKLNVDIDNLIISQPDNGEQALEIADNLIRSGAIDIVVIDSVAALTPKSEIEGEMGDSKMGLHARLMSQALRKLTASISKTNCTVIFINQLREKIGVMFGNPETTTGGNALKFYASVRLDIRRSTQIKNTDGSVAGNKTRVKVVKNKVAPPFKMAEFDIMYGEGVSKVGEILDIAVDNEIIKKSGSWFSYEDTKLGQGRDAVKTLIKDNPELMDELEAKVRAIVTE encoded by the coding sequence ATGAGTAAAGAAAAAGAAGCTAAACTAAAAGCATTAAAGTTAACATTAGACAAACTAGATAAAGCCTACGGAAAAGGTACCGTAATGAAGATGAGCGATGCAGCCGTAGAAGATGTCGATGCCATTTCCTCGGGATCGCTTGGACTAGATATTGCCTTAGGCGTAGGTGGTTATCCTAGAGGTAGAATTATTGAAATTTATGGACCAGAATCATCAGGTAAAACCACATTAACTTTACACGCTATTGCTGAAGCTCAAAAATCTGGCGGCATAGCTGCCTTTATTGATGCAGAACATGCTTTTGATAGATTTTATGCCGAAAAACTTAATGTAGATATAGACAACTTAATAATTTCCCAACCAGACAATGGTGAGCAGGCTCTTGAAATAGCCGATAACTTAATTCGTTCTGGTGCTATTGATATTGTTGTAATCGATTCTGTTGCCGCTTTAACGCCAAAAAGTGAGATTGAAGGCGAAATGGGAGATTCTAAAATGGGGCTCCATGCACGTTTAATGTCCCAAGCCTTAAGAAAGCTAACAGCCTCTATTAGCAAAACTAATTGTACTGTTATATTCATTAACCAGTTGCGTGAAAAAATTGGTGTTATGTTTGGTAACCCAGAAACTACAACTGGTGGTAATGCTTTAAAATTCTATGCTTCGGTTAGGTTAGACATAAGACGTTCAACACAAATAAAGAATACAGACGGTAGTGTTGCCGGTAACAAAACCAGAGTTAAAGTTGTAAAGAACAAGGTAGCGCCACCTTTTAAAATGGCCGAGTTCGATATCATGTATGGTGAAGGCGTTTCTAAGGTTGGTGAAATCTTAGATATAGCTGTAGATAACGAAATCATTAAGAAAAGTGGTTCTTGGTTTAGTTACGAAGACACCAAATTAGGGCAAGGAAGAGACGCTGTGAAAACACTCATAAAAGATAATCCTGAACTCATGGACGAACTCGAAGCTAAGGTTCGAGCCATTGTGACCGAATAA
- a CDS encoding rhodanese-related sulfurtransferase has translation MQLYNKLSAKERAALIEQAGKDRLTLSFYQYAKIGNPQEFRDQLFIVWDKLDVLGRIYVASEGINGQLSLPADRFNAFKEHLDTIDFLKDIRLNVAVEQDNMSFLKLKVKVRNKIVADGLNDDTFDVTNKGVHVGAEKFNELIEDEKTVLVDMRNHYESEIGHFKNAVTPDVDTFRESLDIIEDDLKEHKEDKNLVMYCTGGIRCEKASAYFKHKGFKNVFQLEGGIIEYTRQVNEQELENKFIGKNFVFDDRRAEKISDDVIAQCHQCGKPADVHTNCANDACHLLFIQCDDCKKEMDNCCSTTCQEINALPYEEQKALRKGQGNSNDIFKKGRADHLPFKKDLRNIYENLKVDKK, from the coding sequence ATGCAACTGTACAATAAATTAAGTGCTAAAGAAAGAGCAGCGTTAATTGAGCAAGCGGGAAAAGACCGCTTAACGCTTTCTTTCTATCAATACGCCAAAATTGGTAATCCACAAGAATTTCGTGATCAGCTTTTTATAGTTTGGGATAAACTGGATGTTTTAGGCAGGATTTATGTCGCTTCCGAAGGTATTAATGGGCAATTATCTCTTCCTGCTGATAGGTTCAATGCGTTTAAAGAACATCTAGATACCATCGACTTTTTAAAAGATATTAGACTGAATGTTGCGGTAGAGCAAGATAATATGTCCTTTTTAAAATTGAAGGTAAAAGTTCGCAACAAAATAGTAGCCGATGGTTTAAATGATGATACGTTTGATGTTACGAACAAAGGTGTACATGTTGGGGCCGAAAAATTCAATGAATTAATCGAAGATGAAAAAACGGTTCTGGTTGATATGCGTAATCACTACGAAAGTGAGATTGGACATTTTAAGAATGCTGTAACACCAGATGTTGATACGTTTAGGGAATCTTTAGATATCATAGAAGACGATTTAAAAGAACACAAAGAAGATAAGAACCTGGTAATGTATTGCACCGGTGGAATCCGATGCGAAAAAGCCAGTGCCTATTTTAAGCACAAAGGGTTTAAAAATGTATTTCAATTAGAAGGAGGAATTATTGAGTACACACGCCAAGTAAACGAGCAAGAGTTGGAAAATAAATTCATTGGTAAAAACTTTGTTTTTGATGATAGGCGTGCAGAGAAGATAAGTGACGATGTTATTGCGCAATGTCACCAATGCGGTAAACCGGCCGATGTGCATACAAACTGCGCCAACGATGCGTGTCATTTGTTATTCATTCAATGTGATGATTGTAAGAAAGAAATGGATAACTGTTGTTCTACCACCTGTCAAGAAATAAATGCGTTGCCTTACGAAGAGCAAAAAGCTCTCCGAAAAGGACAAGGTAATAGTAATGATATTTTTAAGAAAGGGCGTGCAGATCATTTACCCTTTAAAAAGGACCTTAGAAATATTTACGAAAATCTTAAGGTTGATAAAAAATAG
- a CDS encoding peptidase U32 family protein gives MQQIELMAPAGNFESLQAALDNGADSVYFGVEQLNMRARASINFTLDDLEEISARCKAKNVRTYLTLNTIIYDHDLSIVKTLIKRAKEADITAVIAMDQAVIGMAREQQMEVHISTQINITNIETVRFYAMFADTMVLSRELSLRQVKKITEQIEKEQIKGPSGRLVEIEIFGHGALCMAVSGKCYMSLHSHNSSANRGACKQNCRKKYTVIDQETGFEMELDNEYIMSPKDLCTIDFLDQVVDAGIKVLKIEGRGRAPEYVAKVIKCYREAIDSIANGTYNKDEVISWMQTLETVYNRGFWSGYYLGQKLGEWSKGSGSHATQKKVYIGKGMHYFPKPEIGEFKIEAFDLSIGDTILITGPTTGVKELAVEDMLVNDEKLSSASKGDSVTIPLGFRIRPSDKLYKIVENKVEA, from the coding sequence ATGCAACAAATAGAATTAATGGCTCCGGCCGGAAATTTTGAATCACTTCAGGCGGCATTGGATAATGGTGCTGATTCGGTATATTTTGGGGTTGAGCAATTAAATATGAGAGCGAGGGCCTCTATTAACTTCACTTTAGATGACCTTGAAGAGATTTCAGCAAGGTGTAAAGCTAAAAATGTCCGTACTTATCTTACGCTCAATACGATTATTTACGATCACGATTTATCCATAGTAAAAACCTTGATTAAAAGAGCAAAAGAAGCCGATATTACCGCCGTAATTGCAATGGATCAGGCTGTAATTGGCATGGCTCGTGAGCAGCAGATGGAGGTGCATATTTCTACCCAAATCAATATCACAAATATTGAAACGGTTAGGTTCTATGCGATGTTCGCAGACACTATGGTGTTGAGTAGGGAATTGAGTTTGCGTCAGGTAAAGAAGATAACCGAGCAAATTGAAAAGGAACAAATAAAAGGCCCTTCAGGAAGGTTGGTTGAGATTGAGATTTTTGGTCATGGAGCCCTTTGTATGGCGGTTTCTGGGAAGTGTTATATGAGTTTGCATTCGCATAATTCCTCTGCAAATAGAGGGGCTTGTAAGCAGAATTGTAGAAAGAAATATACGGTTATAGATCAAGAAACCGGTTTTGAGATGGAACTTGATAATGAATATATCATGTCACCAAAAGACTTGTGTACCATTGATTTTCTGGATCAAGTTGTAGATGCAGGAATCAAAGTATTAAAAATTGAAGGACGAGGCAGAGCGCCAGAATATGTTGCAAAGGTGATAAAATGTTATCGCGAAGCTATTGATAGTATTGCCAACGGAACTTATAATAAGGACGAAGTGATTTCTTGGATGCAAACTTTAGAGACGGTTTACAATAGAGGGTTTTGGAGCGGTTATTATTTAGGTCAGAAATTAGGTGAGTGGAGTAAAGGTTCGGGTTCACATGCTACCCAAAAGAAAGTTTATATTGGTAAGGGCATGCACTATTTCCCAAAGCCAGAAATTGGTGAGTTTAAAATTGAAGCGTTCGATTTGAGTATTGGTGATACCATCCTCATTACTGGGCCAACTACAGGAGTAAAAGAATTAGCTGTCGAAGACATGTTAGTTAATGATGAAAAACTATCTTCAGCTTCAAAAGGAGATTCTGTAACTATTCCGTTAGGTTTTAGGATTAGGCCTTCAGATAAACTTTATAAAATTGTAGAAAATAAAGTAGAGGCTTAA
- a CDS encoding ferredoxin — MVVVTLQRDKCIGCNYCVELAPMQFQMSKKDGKSVLLHAKEKKGFYTVKSPDEFIFEDCDKAAKACPVKIISVKNV; from the coding sequence ATGGTAGTAGTTACGTTGCAACGCGATAAATGTATTGGCTGTAATTACTGTGTAGAATTAGCGCCTATGCAATTTCAAATGTCAAAAAAAGACGGGAAAAGTGTGCTTTTGCACGCCAAAGAAAAGAAAGGGTTTTATACGGTAAAGTCGCCCGACGAGTTTATTTTTGAGGATTGCGATAAAGCTGCAAAAGCCTGTCCAGTTAAAATAATTAGTGTAAAGAACGTTTAA